One window of Trifolium pratense cultivar HEN17-A07 linkage group LG5, ARS_RC_1.1, whole genome shotgun sequence genomic DNA carries:
- the LOC123885266 gene encoding short-chain dehydrogenase TIC 32 B, chloroplastic isoform X1, producing the protein MKETIRYLAGIAGPSGFGSNSTAEQVTQHCSFLPSNLTALITGATSGIGAETARVLAKKGVRVVVGARDMKKAMKVREKIQEESPNAEVILLEIDLSSLASVKRFCSEFLALDLPLNILINNAGVYSQDLEFSEEKIELTFATNYLGHFLLTKMLLEKMIDTANMTGIQGRIINVSSVIHSWVKRSCFSFKDMLSGKNYNGTRAYAQSKLAMILHVKEMTRQLKARNARVTINAVHPGIVRTGIIRAHKGLIQDSFFFIASKLLKTISQGASTTCYVALSQQIEGVSGKYFTDCNESTCSSFAKDESEAKKLWNNTNTLLHKRLRACLDWR; encoded by the exons ATGAAGGAAACAATAAGGTACTTAGCAGGCATTGCAGGGCCTAGTGGTTTTGGCTCAAATTCAACTGCAGAACAAGTCACTCAACATTGCTCTTTTCTACCTTCAAATCTAACTGCTCTCATCACTG GTGCCACTTCTGGTATTGGAGCTGAAACAGCTAGAGTGTTAGCAAAAAAAGGAGTGAGAGTTGTGGTTGGTGCTAGAGACATGAAAAAAGCTATGAAAGTGAGAGAAAAAATCCAAGAGGAGAGTCCTAATGCTGAGGTTATTCTATTGGAGATTGATCTTAGTTCTCTTGCTTCTGTAAAGAGATTTTGTTCAGAGTTTTTAGCTTTAGATTTGCCTCTTAATATTCTcat AAACAATGCAGGAGTATACTCTCAGGATCTGGAATTCTCTGAAGAGAAAATTGAATTGACATTTGCTACAAATTATTTAG GACATTTTCTGCTGACAAAGATGTTACTAGAGAAAATGATAGATACTGCAAACATGACAGGAATTCAAGGAAGAATAATAAATGTTTCTTCAGTAATTCATAGCTGGGTGAAAAGATCTTGCTTTAGTTTTAAAGACATGCTCAGTGGAAAAAA TTACAATGGAACACGTGCATATGCTCAATCAAAATTAGCCATGATTCTGCATGTCAAGGAAATGACTAGACAACTAAAG GCAAGGAATGCAAGAGTAACTATTAATGCAGTGCATCCAGGCATTGTGAGGACAGGAATTATAAGAGCACATAAGGGCTTAATACAGG ATTCCTTCTTTTTCATTGCATCAAAGCTGCTCAAAACAATATCACAG GGTGCATCAACGACATGTTACGTTGCTCTAAGCCAACAAATAGAAGGGGTGAGTGGGAAATACTTTACTGATTGCAATGAGAGTACCTGCTCAAGTTTTGCAAAGGACGAATCAGAAGCTAAAAAACTATGGAACAATACAAATACCTTACTTCACAAACGCCTAAGGGCATGTTTGGATTGGCGGTGA
- the LOC123885266 gene encoding short-chain dehydrogenase TIC 32 B, chloroplastic isoform X2, with the protein MKETIRYLAGIAGPSGFGSNSTAEQVTQHCSFLPSNLTALITGATSGIGAETARVLAKKGVRVVVGARDMKKAMKVREKIQEESPNAEVILLEIDLSSLASVKRFCSEFLALDLPLNILINNAGVYSQDLEFSEEKIELTFATNYLGHFLLTKMLLEKMIDTANMTGIQGRIINVSSVIHSWVKRSCFSFKDMLSGKNYNGTRAYAQSKLAMILHVKEMTRQLKARNARVTINAVHPGIVRTGIIRAHKGLIQG; encoded by the exons ATGAAGGAAACAATAAGGTACTTAGCAGGCATTGCAGGGCCTAGTGGTTTTGGCTCAAATTCAACTGCAGAACAAGTCACTCAACATTGCTCTTTTCTACCTTCAAATCTAACTGCTCTCATCACTG GTGCCACTTCTGGTATTGGAGCTGAAACAGCTAGAGTGTTAGCAAAAAAAGGAGTGAGAGTTGTGGTTGGTGCTAGAGACATGAAAAAAGCTATGAAAGTGAGAGAAAAAATCCAAGAGGAGAGTCCTAATGCTGAGGTTATTCTATTGGAGATTGATCTTAGTTCTCTTGCTTCTGTAAAGAGATTTTGTTCAGAGTTTTTAGCTTTAGATTTGCCTCTTAATATTCTcat AAACAATGCAGGAGTATACTCTCAGGATCTGGAATTCTCTGAAGAGAAAATTGAATTGACATTTGCTACAAATTATTTAG GACATTTTCTGCTGACAAAGATGTTACTAGAGAAAATGATAGATACTGCAAACATGACAGGAATTCAAGGAAGAATAATAAATGTTTCTTCAGTAATTCATAGCTGGGTGAAAAGATCTTGCTTTAGTTTTAAAGACATGCTCAGTGGAAAAAA TTACAATGGAACACGTGCATATGCTCAATCAAAATTAGCCATGATTCTGCATGTCAAGGAAATGACTAGACAACTAAAG GCAAGGAATGCAAGAGTAACTATTAATGCAGTGCATCCAGGCATTGTGAGGACAGGAATTATAAGAGCACATAAGGGCTTAATACAGG GTTGA